A single genomic interval of Shewanella psychropiezotolerans harbors:
- the secA gene encoding preprotein translocase subunit SecA — MFGKILTKLFGSRNDRTLKSLSKVVTEINALEEDYEKLTDDELKGKTSTFRERLDTGESLDDVLPEAFAVVREASKRVFDMRHFDVQMLGGMVLDSNRIAEMRTGEGKTLTATLPAYLNGLTGKGVHVITVNDYLARRDAENNRPLFEFLGLTVGINVAGLGQQEKKDAYHSDITYGTNNEFGFDYLRDNMAFSPQERVQRPLHYALIDEVDSILIDEARTPLIISGAAEDSSALYTKINTLIPLLVRQDKEDTEEVIGDGDYSIDEKAKQVHMTERGQEKVEVLLTERGMLAEGDSLYSAANISLVHHVNAALRAHTLFERDVDYIVQDNEVVIVDEHTGRTMPGRRWSEGLHQAVEAKEGVNIQNENQTLASITFQNFFRQYEKLAGMTGTADTEAFEFQHIYSLDTVVIPTNRPMVRKDNADLVYLTPDEKYAAIVEDIQGCRERGQPVLVGTVSIEQSELLARLMQKEKIPHEVLNAKFHEREADIVAQAGRTGAVTIATNMAGRGTDIVLGGNWAMEIEAIENPTSEQKAKIKADWQIRHDEVVDAGGLHILGTERHESRRIDNQLRGRSGRQGDAGSSRFYLSMEDSLMRIFASERVSSMMKKLGMEQGEAIEHPWVSRAIENAQRKVEARNFDIRKQLLEFDDVANDQRQVVYAQRNELMDAEDIQDTIVNIQADVVNGLIDMYVPPQSLEELWDVPGLEKRLEQEYAIKMPVQDWLDKEDDLHEETLRERIVDTWVKAYQAKEETVGAQVLRQFEKAVMLQTLDGLWKEHLAAMDHLRQGIHLRGYAQKNPKQEYKRESFEMFQEMLESLKHDVISVMSKVQVQAQSDVEEMEERRRQEEAKISRNYQHAAAEALVGAEEAQNLAEHIPTVREGAKVGRNDPCPCGSGRKYKQCHGKLT, encoded by the coding sequence ATGTTTGGTAAAATACTGACAAAATTATTTGGTAGTCGCAACGATCGTACACTTAAGTCTCTTAGCAAGGTTGTTACTGAGATTAATGCTCTCGAAGAAGATTATGAAAAGTTAACTGATGATGAGTTAAAGGGGAAAACCTCGACTTTTCGTGAACGTTTAGATACGGGGGAATCATTAGATGATGTTTTGCCAGAAGCGTTCGCCGTTGTTCGTGAAGCATCTAAGCGCGTATTCGATATGCGCCACTTCGATGTACAGATGCTCGGCGGCATGGTTCTAGATAGTAATCGTATTGCTGAGATGCGTACCGGTGAAGGTAAAACCTTGACGGCGACACTACCTGCTTATTTGAATGGATTAACTGGTAAAGGCGTACATGTCATTACGGTTAACGATTATCTCGCACGTCGTGATGCCGAAAATAACCGTCCACTTTTTGAGTTTTTAGGCTTAACCGTTGGCATCAACGTAGCAGGCTTAGGCCAGCAAGAGAAGAAAGATGCATATCACTCAGACATTACTTATGGAACCAACAATGAGTTTGGTTTCGACTATCTGCGTGACAACATGGCATTTTCACCTCAAGAGCGTGTTCAACGCCCACTTCACTATGCCCTGATTGATGAAGTCGATTCGATTCTTATCGATGAAGCGAGAACGCCACTGATCATCTCTGGCGCGGCCGAAGATAGTTCGGCTCTCTATACTAAGATCAACACCCTAATTCCACTGCTAGTCCGCCAGGATAAAGAAGATACGGAAGAGGTGATCGGCGATGGAGATTATTCTATCGACGAGAAAGCGAAACAAGTACACATGACCGAACGTGGTCAGGAGAAAGTTGAAGTTCTGCTTACCGAGCGAGGCATGTTAGCCGAAGGCGATTCCCTCTATTCGGCAGCTAACATTTCATTAGTGCATCATGTTAATGCTGCGCTTCGTGCTCATACACTCTTCGAGAGAGATGTCGACTATATCGTTCAGGACAATGAAGTCGTTATTGTCGATGAGCATACTGGGCGTACTATGCCGGGTCGACGCTGGTCGGAAGGCCTTCATCAGGCTGTTGAAGCCAAAGAAGGCGTCAATATTCAGAATGAAAACCAGACGCTGGCTTCAATCACTTTCCAGAACTTCTTCCGTCAGTATGAAAAGCTTGCGGGTATGACGGGTACCGCCGATACCGAAGCGTTCGAGTTTCAGCATATTTATAGTCTAGATACTGTTGTGATTCCGACCAATAGACCTATGGTGCGAAAAGACAATGCTGATTTGGTTTATCTAACGCCGGATGAGAAATATGCTGCAATAGTCGAAGATATTCAGGGTTGCCGCGAACGTGGTCAGCCTGTTCTTGTGGGTACCGTCTCAATCGAACAATCTGAACTTCTGGCTCGTCTGATGCAGAAAGAGAAGATTCCCCATGAAGTCTTGAATGCCAAGTTTCATGAGCGTGAAGCCGATATTGTTGCTCAAGCAGGAAGGACGGGAGCCGTTACCATCGCCACTAATATGGCGGGTCGTGGTACAGATATCGTCCTTGGCGGTAACTGGGCGATGGAGATCGAGGCGATTGAGAACCCAACTTCTGAACAGAAAGCTAAAATCAAGGCCGATTGGCAAATTCGCCATGACGAAGTCGTTGATGCCGGTGGATTGCATATCTTAGGTACCGAGCGTCATGAGTCACGTCGTATCGATAATCAGCTGCGTGGACGTTCGGGTCGACAAGGTGATGCAGGTTCTTCGCGTTTTTATCTTTCAATGGAAGATAGCTTAATGCGTATCTTTGCTTCCGAGCGTGTTTCTTCGATGATGAAGAAACTTGGCATGGAGCAAGGTGAAGCAATTGAACATCCTTGGGTATCACGCGCTATCGAGAATGCCCAACGCAAAGTAGAAGCTAGAAACTTCGATATCCGTAAGCAGTTACTCGAATTTGATGATGTAGCCAATGACCAACGTCAGGTCGTTTACGCCCAGCGTAATGAGTTAATGGATGCCGAAGATATTCAAGATACTATCGTTAACATTCAAGCCGACGTAGTTAATGGTTTAATCGATATGTATGTTCCACCTCAGTCACTAGAAGAATTGTGGGATGTGCCAGGCCTTGAAAAACGTTTGGAGCAGGAATACGCTATTAAAATGCCGGTACAAGACTGGTTAGATAAGGAAGATGATCTTCACGAAGAAACACTACGTGAGAGAATAGTAGATACCTGGGTGAAAGCTTATCAAGCAAAAGAAGAGACGGTAGGTGCACAGGTTCTGCGTCAGTTTGAAAAAGCTGTCATGCTACAAACTTTAGATGGGCTTTGGAAAGAGCACTTAGCTGCGATGGATCATCTGCGTCAAGGTATCCATCTTCGTGGTTATGCGCAGAAAAACCCTAAGCAGGAATATAAGCGTGAATCTTTTGAGATGTTCCAAGAGATGTTGGAGTCATTGAAGCATGACGTTATCAGCGTTATGTCAAAGGTACAGGTACAGGCACAGTCAGATGTCGAAGAGATGGAAGAACGCCGACGTCAAGAAGAAGCTAAGATCAGCCGAAATTATCAGCATGCTGCTGCAGAAGCGTTAGTGGGGGCTGAAGAAGCTCAAAATTTAGCTGAACATATTCCGACTGTACGTGAAGGTGCTAAAGTAGGTCGTAACGATCCTTGTCCATGTGGTTCTGGCCGTAAGTATAAGCAGTGTCACGGTAAGCTTACCTAG
- a CDS encoding M23 family metallopeptidase, whose translation MSVTVFIQGRNGATRWQPGKRWLLLPVLLLAAGTGLYQHNAKQIQQQQTNIDNERVAREEQKKELIELKGATESQLAMLVTHVARMQAKVTRLEALGLQIAKNNQLEDQFDFSSEVGVGGLSDLGANIELDQLILDMDKLVSRIDNNNAQLSILETVSSNLHIDEERYISGRPIRKGWLSSPYGLRNDPFSGRRTIHKGIDFAGKEGTKVVATAAGVITWAGKMFGYGELVEIDHGNGLRTRYGHNKSLSVTVGDVVAKGEGIALMGSTGRSTGPHVHYEVLRGGQQIDPQKFVYRKAS comes from the coding sequence ATGAGTGTAACAGTTTTTATTCAAGGTCGAAACGGCGCCACAAGATGGCAGCCTGGTAAACGTTGGCTATTATTGCCCGTTCTGTTGCTCGCAGCCGGAACTGGTTTGTATCAGCACAACGCCAAACAAATTCAGCAACAGCAGACTAATATCGATAATGAACGTGTTGCTCGTGAAGAGCAGAAAAAAGAACTTATCGAGCTTAAAGGGGCGACTGAATCACAACTAGCCATGCTGGTAACTCATGTTGCCCGTATGCAAGCTAAGGTGACACGTCTCGAAGCACTTGGTCTGCAAATCGCTAAGAACAATCAATTAGAAGATCAGTTTGATTTCTCTTCCGAAGTCGGTGTCGGGGGCCTGAGTGATTTGGGTGCCAACATCGAACTCGATCAACTTATTCTGGATATGGATAAGTTAGTGTCACGAATAGATAATAATAATGCTCAACTTTCAATACTTGAAACTGTCTCATCTAATCTCCATATAGATGAAGAGCGTTATATATCTGGGCGTCCCATCCGTAAAGGTTGGTTATCGTCGCCCTACGGTTTACGAAATGACCCTTTTAGTGGGCGCAGAACGATACATAAAGGTATCGACTTCGCTGGCAAAGAGGGCACCAAGGTGGTTGCAACTGCAGCAGGAGTGATCACTTGGGCAGGAAAAATGTTTGGGTATGGTGAGTTGGTAGAAATAGACCATGGTAATGGTCTGCGAACTCGCTATGGACATAATAAATCTCTGTCAGTAACTGTGGGTGATGTCGTCGCCAAAGGCGAAGGTATTGCGCTTATGGGGAGTACTGGTCGTTCGACTGGACCTCATGTGCATTACGAAGTGTTGCGGGGTGGGCAACAGATAGATCCACAGAAGTTTGTCTACCGCAAAGCAAGTTAA
- a CDS encoding DUF721 domain-containing protein, whose translation MKKPPRDLSQLLHQQGKFPEIAEKAELLLHLDNHVKQVLTGPVSQQLKVANLRQGVLVIETTTAAWAARINFQKAKILQQLQAETLPMLSAIEVKVNPSLFLYATKPKTNNNKITKAAAEHIEALAEHTEGSLGIKLKRLAALASRSRQS comes from the coding sequence ATGAAAAAGCCCCCTAGAGACCTAAGCCAATTACTGCATCAGCAAGGGAAATTCCCTGAGATAGCTGAAAAAGCAGAACTTCTGTTGCACTTGGATAATCACGTAAAACAAGTGCTGACTGGTCCAGTGTCACAGCAGCTCAAGGTTGCCAATCTCCGTCAGGGTGTTCTAGTTATCGAAACGACAACTGCTGCATGGGCTGCAAGAATAAACTTCCAAAAAGCCAAGATTTTGCAACAGCTTCAAGCCGAAACGTTACCCATGCTGTCCGCTATCGAAGTTAAAGTCAACCCGAGTCTGTTTTTGTATGCAACAAAACCCAAAACAAATAACAACAAAATCACTAAAGCAGCTGCAGAACACATAGAGGCACTAGCTGAACATACGGAAGGATCTTTAGGGATAAAACTAAAACGACTGGCTGCTTTAGCCAGTCGTTCAAGACAATCTTAG
- the lpxC gene encoding UDP-3-O-acyl-N-acetylglucosamine deacetylase, protein MIFQRTVREMVKTTGVGLHSGNKVTLSIKPAPVNSGIVLVRTDLEPAVSIPAKAELVRETTMCTALVNDDGIRISTIEHLFAALAGLGIDNAIIEVDAPEIPIMDGSASPFVFLLQSVGIQEQTAPKKYLRIKKNIRVEDGDKWVELKPYKGFKVDFTIDFDHPEIARSKQHMVMDFSSSAFIRDISRARTFGFMRDIEYLRANNLALGGSMENAVVLDEYKVLNPDGLRYEDEFVKHKILDAFGDLYVAGYAIVGEFCAYKTGHALNNQLVRALLAQQDAWELVSFEKEDEAPVSFSVPSGAVFA, encoded by the coding sequence ATGATTTTTCAAAGAACTGTTAGAGAAATGGTAAAAACTACCGGCGTCGGATTGCATTCCGGCAATAAGGTGACTTTGAGCATCAAGCCTGCACCAGTTAATTCGGGTATCGTACTAGTGCGCACAGACTTGGAGCCTGCAGTTTCTATCCCTGCTAAGGCGGAACTTGTCCGTGAAACCACTATGTGTACGGCACTAGTGAATGACGATGGCATTCGTATATCAACGATCGAGCACCTATTTGCAGCGCTTGCGGGACTCGGTATCGATAATGCGATTATTGAAGTCGATGCGCCTGAGATACCTATTATGGATGGCAGTGCAAGTCCATTTGTTTTCTTATTACAATCAGTAGGAATTCAAGAGCAAACCGCGCCAAAGAAATATTTAAGAATCAAGAAAAATATACGCGTTGAAGACGGTGATAAATGGGTAGAGTTAAAACCTTATAAAGGCTTCAAAGTAGATTTTACTATCGACTTTGATCACCCGGAAATTGCGCGTAGTAAGCAGCATATGGTGATGGATTTCTCATCTTCAGCCTTTATTCGTGATATCAGTAGGGCGAGAACTTTTGGGTTCATGCGTGATATTGAGTATTTACGTGCTAATAATTTAGCGTTAGGCGGCAGTATGGAGAATGCCGTTGTGCTTGATGAATATAAAGTTCTCAACCCCGATGGCCTGCGTTATGAGGACGAGTTTGTTAAGCACAAAATTTTAGATGCATTTGGTGATTTGTATGTTGCAGGCTATGCCATCGTCGGTGAGTTCTGCGCATACAAGACCGGGCATGCGCTAAATAATCAATTGGTACGTGCTCTATTGGCTCAACAGGATGCCTGGGAGTTAGTCAGCTTTGAAAAAGAAGACGAAGCTCCAGTGAGTTTTTCGGTTCCTAGCGGTGCAGTATTTGCCTGA
- the ftsZ gene encoding cell division protein FtsZ — MFEIMDSHTDEAVIKVIGVGGGGGNAVEHMVKHNIEGVEFVATNTDAQALRKSSAGTTIQLGRDVTKGLGAGANPEIGRLAAEEDRENIRNALKGCDMIFIAAGMGGGTGTGAAPVVAEIAKEEGILTVAVVTKPFPFEGKKRMAYAEQGIEELAKHVDSLITIPNEKLLKVLGRGTSLLDAFAAANNVLLGAVQGIAELITRPGLINVDFADVKTVMSEMGNAMMGTGVASGEDRAEEAAEAAVASPLLEDIDLAGARGVLVNITAGMDMSIEEFETVGNHVKAYASDNATVVVGAVIDPEMSDELRVTVVATGIGSEKKADIQLVTKPAPRPESVVTPEVRTEPQGDELVQPMVSGNVVPVAQTAAAPALRNETDYLDIPAFLRKQAD, encoded by the coding sequence ATGTTTGAGATCATGGACAGTCATACAGATGAAGCGGTGATCAAGGTCATCGGTGTCGGTGGCGGTGGCGGAAACGCAGTAGAGCATATGGTTAAGCATAACATCGAAGGTGTTGAGTTTGTTGCTACTAACACAGATGCGCAAGCACTGAGAAAGTCGTCTGCTGGTACAACTATTCAATTAGGACGCGATGTCACTAAGGGTTTAGGCGCCGGAGCTAATCCAGAAATAGGTCGTTTGGCGGCAGAAGAAGACAGAGAAAATATCAGAAATGCTCTTAAGGGCTGTGACATGATTTTCATTGCTGCGGGTATGGGCGGTGGAACGGGAACAGGAGCCGCACCAGTAGTCGCAGAAATAGCCAAAGAAGAAGGGATCTTAACGGTTGCTGTCGTGACCAAGCCGTTTCCTTTCGAAGGTAAGAAGCGTATGGCTTATGCTGAACAAGGCATCGAAGAGCTGGCTAAGCATGTGGATTCACTGATCACAATTCCTAACGAAAAGTTGCTTAAGGTCTTGGGGCGCGGCACATCACTGTTAGATGCGTTTGCTGCGGCTAACAATGTACTTCTTGGTGCCGTTCAAGGCATTGCCGAGCTTATCACGCGTCCGGGTTTGATTAACGTCGATTTTGCCGATGTGAAGACTGTGATGTCTGAGATGGGCAACGCCATGATGGGTACTGGTGTCGCCAGTGGTGAAGACCGAGCCGAGGAGGCCGCCGAAGCTGCTGTAGCCAGTCCATTGTTGGAAGATATCGATCTGGCTGGAGCCCGTGGTGTATTGGTTAACATCACAGCGGGTATGGATATGAGCATAGAGGAATTTGAGACCGTGGGTAACCATGTCAAAGCTTATGCTTCTGATAACGCTACCGTAGTCGTCGGTGCGGTTATTGATCCAGAAATGAGTGATGAGCTACGTGTTACTGTAGTTGCTACTGGTATAGGCTCAGAGAAGAAGGCTGATATCCAATTAGTGACTAAACCTGCTCCTCGTCCTGAGTCCGTCGTGACTCCCGAAGTACGTACAGAGCCGCAAGGTGACGAATTGGTCCAGCCTATGGTTAGCGGCAATGTAGTTCCTGTGGCGCAGACTGCAGCAGCCCCAGCATTAAGGAATGAAACTGATTACTTAGATATTCCCGCTTTCTTACGTAAACAGGCTGATTAA
- the ftsA gene encoding cell division protein FtsA, producing the protein MTKNQDRNLIVGLDIGTSKVAVIIGEVLPDGEISVVGLGTHQSRGMDKGGVNDLDSIVRSVQRALDQAELMADCQVSSVYLGISGKHIACQNENGMVSINDEEVTQDDVDNVIHTARSVKIPTERRILHVLPQEYAIDVQDGIKSPIGMSGMRMEAKVHIVTCANDMAKNITKSVERCGLKVDDLVFSAIASADSVLTNDEKDLGVCLVDIGGGTTDITVYTNGALRHCAVIPVAGNQVTNDIAKIFRTPLAHAELIKVQYASARSAMVSREDSIEVPSVGGRPSRTMSRHTLAEVVEPRYQELFELVLKELRDSGLEDQVAAGIVLTGGTSSIEGAVDVAEATFGMPVRVANPLPVKGLFEYVDQPIYSTGIGLLHYGARRLFERQFERPERQGVTSIWNRVQSWFKGEF; encoded by the coding sequence ATGACCAAGAATCAAGATAGAAACCTGATCGTTGGATTAGACATAGGAACGTCAAAAGTTGCTGTGATTATAGGTGAAGTGCTGCCCGATGGTGAGATAAGTGTCGTCGGTTTGGGGACCCACCAATCCAGAGGCATGGATAAAGGTGGTGTGAATGACCTTGATTCAATTGTACGCAGCGTCCAGCGAGCCTTAGATCAGGCTGAACTGATGGCAGATTGTCAGGTCTCGTCTGTCTACTTGGGCATCTCTGGTAAGCATATCGCATGTCAAAATGAAAATGGCATGGTGTCAATCAATGATGAAGAAGTCACCCAAGACGATGTCGATAACGTTATCCATACGGCTCGTTCGGTGAAGATACCGACAGAGCGTCGTATTTTACATGTGTTACCGCAAGAGTACGCCATCGATGTCCAGGATGGGATTAAAAGCCCTATTGGCATGTCCGGTATGCGCATGGAAGCTAAAGTTCATATCGTCACATGTGCCAATGATATGGCGAAAAATATAACTAAGAGTGTCGAGCGTTGTGGTCTTAAAGTCGATGATCTCGTGTTCTCGGCGATTGCTTCAGCCGACTCGGTATTGACCAATGATGAAAAAGATCTCGGGGTCTGCCTGGTCGATATCGGCGGTGGCACAACCGATATCACGGTATATACCAATGGTGCATTGAGGCATTGTGCGGTTATACCAGTTGCGGGGAATCAGGTGACTAATGATATCGCCAAGATTTTCCGTACGCCTCTGGCCCATGCAGAGCTGATAAAGGTTCAATACGCTAGCGCTCGAAGCGCAATGGTAAGTCGTGAAGACAGTATAGAGGTCCCATCTGTAGGGGGGCGTCCGTCTCGAACAATGTCGAGACACACCTTGGCTGAAGTGGTTGAGCCTAGATATCAAGAGTTGTTTGAGTTGGTGTTGAAAGAATTACGTGATTCTGGTCTAGAGGACCAGGTCGCTGCTGGTATCGTTCTCACTGGTGGAACATCTTCCATCGAGGGGGCAGTGGATGTGGCTGAGGCTACATTCGGTATGCCGGTAAGAGTAGCAAACCCACTACCTGTGAAGGGCTTATTCGAATATGTTGATCAGCCCATATATTCGACAGGTATTGGCTTGTTACACTATGGAGCAAGAAGGTTGTTTGAACGTCAGTTTGAGCGTCCTGAGCGACAAGGGGTAACCAGCATTTGGAATCGGGTTCAAAGTTGGTTTAAAGGTGAATTTTAA
- a CDS encoding cell division protein FtsQ/DivIB, whose amino-acid sequence MSWGEVGSRWKAKLLQMDWYLCFGLIFLFLVLIGLSMAAWKLNLILNDADALPIEAVAIKGDRTHTSDEEIQTALQDLMQRSFFSADVNQVQEALEALPWVYQASVRREWPAKLKIYLVEQDVVAHWNGDAWLNNLGEVFDAPQKEDIGPLPRLAGPEDQSKIVLTTYRQVSELLNINGFDLEGLSLSPRHAWHGVLGSGIMLELGREDKMARIQRFINVYPTLIKQDKDVAKVDLRYDTGLAVGWVNAQKRASK is encoded by the coding sequence GTGTCTTGGGGTGAGGTTGGTAGCCGTTGGAAGGCTAAGCTGTTGCAGATGGATTGGTACCTTTGTTTTGGGCTGATATTTCTTTTCCTTGTCCTCATAGGTTTATCTATGGCTGCTTGGAAGTTGAATTTGATACTCAATGATGCGGACGCCCTGCCTATTGAAGCCGTTGCCATTAAAGGGGATCGAACGCATACCTCAGACGAGGAGATACAGACGGCCCTGCAGGACTTGATGCAAAGAAGCTTTTTTTCTGCCGATGTGAATCAAGTTCAGGAAGCATTAGAGGCATTGCCCTGGGTTTATCAAGCGTCAGTGAGACGTGAATGGCCTGCTAAATTGAAAATCTATTTAGTCGAGCAAGATGTGGTCGCCCATTGGAATGGTGATGCCTGGCTTAACAATCTTGGGGAAGTGTTCGATGCTCCTCAAAAAGAGGATATTGGTCCCTTACCAAGATTGGCAGGTCCTGAAGATCAGTCTAAGATCGTGTTGACCACGTATCGGCAAGTGAGTGAGTTACTGAACATTAATGGCTTTGACTTAGAGGGATTAAGTTTGAGTCCTAGACATGCGTGGCATGGTGTCCTAGGCAGTGGAATCATGCTAGAGCTAGGTAGAGAAGATAAAATGGCCAGGATACAAAGGTTTATAAACGTGTATCCGACGCTGATTAAGCAAGATAAAGACGTTGCTAAGGTAGATTTGCGCTACGACACCGGATTAGCCGTGGGTTGGGTTAACGCACAGAAGAGAGCCAGTAAATAA
- the murC gene encoding UDP-N-acetylmuramate--L-alanine ligase yields the protein MSKSKEKYSQLRSIIPEMRRVKHIYFVGIGGAGMGGIAEVLVNEGYRLSGSDIAENPVTDRLRALGAQIYIGHQAEQVHDADVVVVSTAIDAENPELIAARKLRIPVVQRAEMLAELMRYRHGVAVAGTHGKTTTTSLIASVYAQADRDPTFVIGGLLNSAGTNARLGHSRYLIAEADESDASFLHLQPMVSVVTNIEADHMDTYGGDFEKLKSTFIDFLHNLPFYGVAVMCIDDPVIRELLPKVGRKIVTYGFHEDADIQALNFVQQGYRSHFTLRRDGLTDIEAMVNLPGEHNVLNALAAIAVATEDEIEDEAIVRALAEFQGIGRRFQQLGTFATSKGEVMLVDDYGHHPSEVAATIKAARLGWPDKRLVMIYQPHRYSRTRDLYDDFVEVLSQVDSLILLDVYAAGEAPVPGADSRALCRSIRLRGQLEPIFVAGAEQLLSLLPDILQGGDLLLTQGAGNIGALSKLIAQTNLGFDTASLDAGEV from the coding sequence ATGAGTAAGAGTAAAGAGAAATATTCACAGTTAAGAAGCATCATTCCTGAGATGAGACGAGTTAAGCATATCTATTTCGTCGGTATCGGTGGTGCAGGCATGGGTGGAATAGCCGAAGTGCTGGTCAATGAAGGCTACCGCCTATCCGGTTCTGATATTGCCGAGAATCCTGTCACTGACAGGCTGAGAGCTTTAGGCGCTCAAATTTATATCGGTCATCAAGCAGAGCAAGTTCATGATGCAGATGTTGTGGTGGTATCGACCGCCATCGATGCAGAAAACCCTGAGCTAATCGCGGCGAGAAAGTTGAGAATACCCGTTGTTCAGCGTGCAGAGATGTTGGCTGAGTTGATGCGCTACCGTCACGGGGTTGCCGTTGCTGGCACCCACGGTAAGACCACGACAACTAGCTTGATTGCCAGTGTCTATGCTCAAGCCGATCGAGATCCCACTTTCGTTATCGGTGGTCTGCTTAATAGTGCAGGAACCAATGCGAGGTTAGGCCATAGTCGTTACCTTATTGCCGAGGCTGATGAGAGTGATGCGAGCTTCTTGCACCTGCAGCCCATGGTTAGTGTGGTGACAAACATTGAAGCCGATCATATGGACACCTATGGTGGAGACTTTGAGAAATTAAAATCCACCTTCATAGATTTCCTGCACAACTTGCCATTTTATGGTGTCGCAGTGATGTGTATCGATGATCCGGTTATCCGTGAACTGCTGCCTAAAGTAGGCCGGAAAATTGTCACCTACGGTTTTCATGAAGATGCAGATATTCAGGCATTAAACTTTGTTCAGCAAGGTTATCGCAGCCACTTCACACTCAGACGAGATGGTCTGACAGACATAGAAGCGATGGTAAATTTACCTGGTGAGCACAATGTACTCAACGCACTGGCGGCGATAGCAGTGGCTACCGAAGATGAGATAGAAGATGAGGCAATTGTGCGTGCCTTGGCTGAGTTTCAAGGTATAGGGAGACGCTTTCAGCAACTGGGAACTTTTGCTACTAGCAAAGGTGAGGTGATGTTAGTCGATGATTATGGTCACCACCCTAGTGAAGTCGCTGCAACCATCAAGGCGGCAAGGCTGGGTTGGCCAGATAAACGTCTTGTCATGATCTACCAGCCACATAGATATAGCCGCACTCGAGACCTTTATGATGATTTTGTCGAGGTGCTATCTCAAGTCGATAGCTTAATCTTGCTCGATGTGTATGCCGCAGGCGAAGCCCCTGTACCGGGAGCCGATAGTCGGGCATTATGTCGCTCCATTCGCCTGCGCGGGCAGCTGGAGCCAATTTTTGTTGCCGGAGCAGAGCAGCTGCTTAGCTTATTACCGGATATTCTACAAGGCGGTGACTTGTTGCTGACTCAGGGGGCTGGCAATATCGGCGCCTTATCAAAGTTGATTGCTCAAACAAACTTAGGTTTTGATACTGCGAGTTTAGATGCAGGAGAAGTGTGA
- the murG gene encoding undecaprenyldiphospho-muramoylpentapeptide beta-N-acetylglucosaminyltransferase: MTNVSADKRILIMAGGTGGHVFPALAVAKFLSQKGWKVRWLGTAERMEARLVPQHGFDIDFIDIKGVRGNGLVRKLAAPFKVMRSVMQAREVIREFKPDVVLGMGGFASGPGGIAARLMGIPLVLHEQNAIPGMTNKLLSRFASKVLCAFEDTFEQVSAQVVGNPIRKELVELGLSAEEDCVEDALKVLVVGGSLGAKVFNDLMPGVTDAVSKTHSITVWHQVGKGNLVSVKGEYQHLGQDGSVIVAEFIDDMEAAYRWADVVLCRAGALTVSELAAVGLPSILVPYPHAVDDHQTKNARVLVNAGGAFLLPQTILDADKLINKLQILASDRAELCHMGEKAKDVAVIDATEKVAEVCIELAQKD, from the coding sequence ATGACAAATGTCTCCGCAGATAAACGTATCTTAATCATGGCCGGTGGTACAGGTGGCCATGTGTTTCCTGCGTTAGCGGTCGCCAAATTCCTAAGCCAAAAAGGCTGGAAGGTAAGGTGGCTGGGTACGGCCGAGCGCATGGAAGCTCGTCTAGTGCCTCAGCATGGCTTCGATATTGATTTTATCGATATCAAGGGTGTCAGAGGCAACGGACTAGTGCGTAAGTTAGCCGCGCCATTTAAGGTGATGCGCTCTGTGATGCAAGCGAGGGAAGTGATACGAGAGTTTAAGCCGGATGTAGTCTTAGGCATGGGTGGTTTTGCCAGTGGGCCAGGAGGGATTGCAGCGAGACTGATGGGAATACCTCTGGTGTTACATGAGCAAAATGCCATCCCCGGGATGACTAACAAGTTGCTGTCTCGTTTTGCAAGCAAGGTTTTATGTGCCTTCGAAGATACCTTTGAGCAGGTATCGGCTCAGGTCGTCGGTAATCCGATACGTAAAGAGTTGGTTGAATTAGGCCTATCCGCAGAAGAAGACTGCGTCGAAGATGCATTAAAAGTATTAGTCGTTGGCGGGAGTTTAGGGGCGAAAGTATTTAATGATCTTATGCCCGGAGTGACTGACGCTGTGAGTAAGACTCACTCCATTACTGTCTGGCACCAAGTGGGTAAAGGCAATCTGGTATCGGTAAAAGGTGAGTACCAGCATCTAGGTCAAGACGGAAGCGTCATCGTCGCCGAATTTATTGACGACATGGAAGCTGCATATCGTTGGGCTGATGTCGTGTTATGCCGGGCTGGAGCCTTGACGGTATCAGAGTTAGCCGCCGTCGGTTTACCCAGCATACTAGTGCCTTACCCGCACGCGGTCGACGATCATCAAACAAAAAATGCTCGAGTGTTGGTGAATGCCGGGGGCGCATTTTTACTGCCTCAGACCATTCTGGATGCCGACAAATTAATTAATAAGTTACAGATATTAGCCTCCGACAGAGCCGAGCTTTGTCATATGGGCGAAAAAGCTAAAGATGTTGCTGTTATTGACGCCACCGAAAAAGTGGCTGAGGTTTGCATCGAGTTGGCACAGAAGGATTGA